From a region of the Osmia lignaria lignaria isolate PbOS001 chromosome 10, iyOsmLign1, whole genome shotgun sequence genome:
- the Dscam2 gene encoding Down syndrome cell adhesion molecule 2 isoform X4 codes for MLARCLICIGAVAAVTSAGGHGFDAHLRGPSFVIEPSSRVEFSNSSGAWLDCTATGSPPPNIDWSTADGHPVNDVSGVRRVLRNGTLVLLPFPAAAFRQDVHSAAYRCVASNSVGRVLSRDVQVRAVVAQAYKVDVEVIGGASRGCTAVLRCVVPSFVKDLVRVVSWLQEPSFYIYPSLQGDGKFHLLPTGELLVHSLEFNDQIHGYRCRTMHRLTRQVVVSSMANVRIADHRGVMPPVILENSGVVHVAQDESTSLVCVAQACPTPEYRWYAQTGSEPMLVLSGPRTRLLGSVLALEAVTLEDSGIYRCSAANPGGEASAEIRLIVTAPLHVEVTPPLLSVHLGGNAEFRCEVSTHPQAGPHFVTWYKDGRQLPGTGRQSELLRLNGIGREDRGMYQCIVRRAEGDTAQASAELQLGDAPPMLLYSFIEQTLQPGPAVSLKCSAAGNPTPQVSWALDGFPLPTNGRFVIGQYVTVHGDVISHVNISHVMVEDGGEYSCTAENRAGKVTHAARLNVYGLPYIRLIPKVTAVAGETLRLKCPVAGYPIEEIKWERANRELPDDLRQKVLPDGTLVITSVQKKGDAGVYTCSARNKQGHSARRSGDVAVIVPPIIEPFTFQEGLSEGMRTRTVCGVAAGDPPLTISWLKDGQTPFPLPPNLASVANVSQLDPYSSLLSITNLAAEHSGDYTCVAANPAAEVRYTAKLQVKVPPRWIVEPTDVSVERNKHVALHCQAQGVPTPTIVWKKATGSKSGEYEELRERAYTKILSNGTLLLQHVKEDREGFYLCQASNGIGSGIGKVVQLKVNSSPYFAAPSRLVTVKKGDTATLHCEVHGDTPVTVTWLKGGKIELNPSTNYRVTVKREVTPDGVIAQLQISSAEASDSGAYFCQASNLYGRDQQLVQLLVQEPPQPPNSLETAMVASRSINVKWQHKSQDSSEVTKYILQYKEGDGGMWQQQEFTGPPLPYAALIDELKPATRYTIRVIAEGPAGRSVPSAELVVRTEPQRPAGPPINLAARALSSSEILITWSPPLPELRHGDIQGFNVGYRETSSANPSYNFSSVSGDGEEGGAELRLTGLRPYTKYTLVVQAYNQVGSGPLSEPLLTQTLEDVPSMPPEDVRCAALTSQSLQVTWEPPPNTHSNGIIQGYKLHYEPILADIWRSVDEMEVRKTSALTTVLTGLRKYTNYTIQVLAFTRVGDGVPTIATYCQTEEDVPGSPADIKVVVSSPQALFISWLPPLEPNGIITKYNLYTRVVDGREELNHGKKTLPATNTFFEATDLQQHVEYQFWVTGSTRVGEGQSSRVAAQVPTNRVPARITSFGGHVVRPWRGSATLACNAVGDPTREWYKGVAEQIRTDTTRNIQILPSGELVLSNLQSQDGGNYTCQVENAQGSDKLHYTLTVQVPPSAPVLYVTSSTSSSILLHWKPGHSGGAPLTGYTLHYRTTHGNLDELQLSRHATSHELKGLLCGNTYQLYLTSHNKIGSSPSSPVLSVRTQGQAPGIPPAAAFLSPNSTTLVLRLHVWPDNGCPILYFVIQYRPINEFHWTLVSNSVKMQRRFVVTNLQPSSVYQLKVEAHNVAGSNQAEFTFVTLTKEGEPPPPELSKRGITSAVPFYADVKVMLPLIAATIALLVAVVIVALRWRSRYLGERMQRPMKETQENQQNAETQRERYYATIHKVALQQGAGPDKIPETAEDISPYATFQLSEGGGGSLAGLGGLGGLGSAAEASAAGLHPNNTLLHSFMYHEHAMTEGCASPPPAATSMKSVSSRRRQQRKQQTPGDVESDESESDPDQLTSSRTESSNQLDAGKLKHIRAVSDFIYHGTSSTSSDISPMSEQKSLPRRGRSRWHVPSRSSLRTLLPPISVAETTFVGANQGNVVPGNGDRADRPELSEAECDIDSLKKLKLGLRSSLWSRPSTQNNPSSDYSIAV; via the exons ACGGAAAATTTCATCTGCTGCCCACCGGCGAATTGCTGGTCCACAGCCTCGAATTCAACGATCAGATACACGGTTACAGATGTCGAACGATGCATCGTCTCACCAGACAGGTGGTCGTCAGTTCCATGGCTAACGTGAGGATCGCAG ATCACAGAGGGGTGATGCCTCCGGTGATTCTTGAAAACTCTGGGGTCGTTCACGTCGCGCAAGATGAATCAACGTCGTTAGTCTGCGTGGCGCAGGCCTGTCCTACTCCCGAATATCG ATGGTACGCGCAAACTGGTTCCGAACCAATGCTAGTACTCTCTGGACCAAGGACTAGATTACTCGGCTCTGTTCTGGCTCTCGAAGCAGTGACCTTAGAAGATAGCGGGATTTATCGTTGTTCCGCGGCTAATCCTGGGGGAGAAGCCAGTGCTGAAATTCG ACTGATCGTAACCGCCCCGTTACACGTCGAGGTGACACCGCCATTGCTGAGCGTCCATTTGGGAGGTAATGCCGAATTTAGATGCGAGGTCAGCACACATCCACAAGCTGGACCACACTTTGTTACCTGGTACAAGGATGGCCGCCAGCTGCCAGGCACTGGCAGACAATCAGAATTATTGAGGTTGAACGGCATCGGCAGAGAAGATCGTGGAATGTATCAATGTATCGTCAGACGGGCGGAAGGGGACACTGCACAAGCTTCTGCCGAGCTTCAGTTGGGTG ACGCGCCACCGATGCTGCTCTACTCGTTCATCGAGCAAACCTTGCAACCCGGTCCTGCGGTATCCTTGAAGTGTTCCGCCGCTGGCAACCCTACACCGCAAGTCTCATGGGCGTTGGACGGATTTCCTCTGCCAACTAACGGCAG GTTCGTGATTGGTCAATACGTGACGGTGCACGGCGACGTGATATCGCACGTGAATATCAGCCACGTGATGGTGGAGGATGGAGGAGAATATTCCTGCACCGCTGAAAATCGTGCTGGAAAAGTCACTCACGCTGCTCGCCTCAATGTTTACg GTCTTCCATACATTCGACTGATACCGAAAGTAACCGCGGTCGCGGGGGAGACTCTTCGTCTGAAGTGTCCGGTCGCCGGATACCCAATCGAGGAGATCAAATGGGAACGGGCGAATCGCGAGTTACCGGACGATCTTCGGCAGAAGGTGCTTCCGGACGGTACTCTGGTGATCACcagcgtgcagaagaagggcgACGCTGGTGTTTACACGTGTTCGGCGAGGAACAAGCAAGGGCACAGCGCGAGGAGATCGGGGGACGTCGCAGTGATCG TACCCCCTATTATTGAGCCATTTACGTTCCAAGAGGGACTATCCGAGGGGATGCGGACGCGGACGGTGTGCGGGGTCGCGGCGGGTGATCCACCCTTAACGATATCCTGGCTAAAAGACGGCCAAACTCCTTTCCCATTGCCGCCGAATTTGGCATCCGTCGCAAACGTCTCCCAACTGGATCCTTACTCGAGCCTCCTCAGTATAACGAACCTCGCGGCCGAGCACTCCGGCGACTATACCTGCGTCGCCGCGAACCCCGCCGCCGAGGTCAGGTACACGGCCAAGCTACAGGTAAAAG TACCCCCGCGATGGATCGTCGAGCCGACGGACGTGAGCGTCGAAAGAAACAAACACGTCGCTTTGCATTGTCAAGCTCAGGGCGTGCCTACCCCGACGATCGTTTGGAAAAAAGCCACGG gaagcaAATCCGGTGAATACGAGGAGTTGCGAGAAAGAGCGTACACGAAAATCCTGAGTAATGGTACCCTGTTGTTGCAACACGTGAAAGAAGACAGAGAAGGATTTTATCTCTGTCAAGCGAGTAACGGAATTGGAAGCGGCATCGGCAAAGTGGTACAATTAAAAGTGAACT CATCACCGTATTTTGCCGCACCGTCGAGGCTGGTCACAGTAAAGAAGGGTGACACCGCGACGCTGCATTGCGAGGTACACGGCGACACCCCGGTCACCGTCACCTGGTTGAAGGGCGGGAAAATCGAGTTAAATCCGTCGACGAACTATCG GGTCACGGTGAAACGAGAAGTAACACCGGACGGTGTGATAGCACAATTACAAATTTCATCGGCGGAAGCGTCCGACAGCGGCGCGTATTTTTGTCAGGCGAGTAATCTCTACGGTCGGGATCAACAACTGGTGCAACTCCTCGTGCAAG AACCACCTCAGCCACCTAATTCCCTGGAAACAGCGATGGTTGCCAGTCGAAGTATCAACGTAAAGTGGCAACATAAATCTCAAGATAGCAGCGAGGTGACCAAATATATTCTTCAGTACAAAGAAGGCGATG GTGGCATGTGGCAGCAGCAAGAATTCACTGGTCCACCCTTACCGTACGCTGCCCTGATCGATGAATTAAAACCAGCAACCAGATACACGATACGCGTGATCGCGGAAGGACCAGCTGGTAGATCGGTACCATCGGCGGAGCTGGTTGTCAGGACCGAGCCACAAAGACCGGCTGGACCTCCGATTAATCTTGCAGCCAGAGCTCTGTCCTCGTCTGAAATTTTAATCACTTGGTCGCCACCGTTGCCCGAACTTCGACACGGTGACATCCAGGGATTCAACGTCGGCTACAGAGAAACGAG TTCCGCAAATCCCTCGTACAACTTCAGCTCCGTGTCCGGGGACGGAGAAGAAGGGGGCGCAGAACTTCGGCTAACAGGTCTTCGACCCTACACAAAGTACACTTTGGTGGTTCAAGCGTATAATCAAGTTGGATCTGGACCACTTTCCGAGCCCTTGCTCACACAGACGCTCGAAGATG TTCCCAGTATGCCACCGGAAGACGTAAGATGCGCAGCATTGACATCGCAGTCTCTTCAGGTAACTTGGGAACCACCTCCTAATACGCACAGTAATGGTATTATTCAAGGGTACAAATTGCATTACGAACCGATCTTGGCAGACATCTGGCGCAGTGTCGATGAAATGGAA GTTCGTAAAACTAGCGCACTGACTACCGTGCTTACGGGGCTGAGAAAATATACTAATTACACTATTCAAGTATTAGCCTTCACAAGAGTGGGAGATGGAGTACCTACCATTGCAACTTATTGTCAAACCGAAGAAGATg tGCCAGGAAGTCCAGCAGACATTAAAGTGGTAGTTAGTTCGCCACAGGCGCTCTTCATCTCTTGGCTTCCACCCCTTGAACCAAAtggaattattacaaaatataatcTGTATACAAG gGTTGTGGATGGTCGAGAGGAACTGAATCATGGTAAAAAAACACTGCCAGCCACGAATACTTTCTTCGAGGCCACTGATTTACAGCAGCACGTAGAGTATCAATTTTGGGTGACCGGTAGCACCCGCGTAGGCGAAGGTCAAAGTTCCAGGGTGGCTGCACAGGTACCAACGAATCGGGTACCAGCAAGAATCACCTCCTTCGGTGGTCACGTAGTGCGACCATGGAGAGGTTCTGCCACCCTAGCCTGCAACGCGGTTGGAGATCCAACCAGAGAATGGTACAAAGGTGTAGCCGAACAAATTCGTACAGACACCACCAGAAACATACAAATCTTACCATCCGGCGAGCTCGTGCTATCTAATTTACAATCACAAGATGGCGGTAATTACACTTGCCAAGTGGAGAACGCTCAAGGAAGCGACAAGTTGCACTATACTTTGACCGTGCAAG tGCCACCCAGTGCACCTGTTCTGTACGTAACAAGTTCCACGTCGAGTAGTATTTTATTGCACTGGAAACCTGGACACTCTGGTGGTGCTCCACTCACAGGATACACGTTGCATTATAGAACCACTCATGGCAATCTGGACGAATTACAATTATCTCGTCATGCTACGAGCCACGAATTAAAG GGTCTCCTATGCGGAAACACGTACCAATTATACCTGACATCTCATAATAAAATTGGTAGCAGCCCATCGTCGCCTGTCCTTTCGGTTCGAACGCAAGGACAGGCGCCAGGAATACCTCCAGCCGCAGCGTTCCTCAGTCCAAACTCGACCACGCTGGTTCTTCGACTTCACGTATGGCCCGACAACGGTTGTCCGATCCTCTACTTCGTGATTCAATACAGACCCATCAACGAATTCCACTGGACGCTGGTGTCGAACAGCGTGAAAATGCAACGACGATTCGTCGTGACGAATCTGCAGCCAAGCTCCGTCTATCAGCTTAAAGTCGAAGCCCATAACGTAGCCGGCAGTAACCAAGCGGAGTTCACGTTCGTAACGTTGACGAAGGAAGGCG AACCGCCGCCCCCAGAATTGTCGAAACGCGGGATCACGTCGGCGGTACCGTTTTACGCGGACGTGAAGGTGATGCTCCCTTTGATCGCGGCCACCATTGCCCTgctcgttgctgtggtgatcgtAGCCCTTCGTTGGCGAAGCA GATATCTAGGAGAGAGAATGCAACGTCCGATGAAAGAGACTCAGGAGAATCAACAGAACGCGGAGACTCAAAGGGAACGTTACTACGCGACGATTCACAAGGTGGCTTTGCAACAAGGTGCAGGGCCCGACAAGATTCCAG AGACAGCGGAGGACATCTCGCCGTACGCTACGTTCCAGCTTTCGGAGGGTGGCGGGGGAAGCCTGGCAGGGTTGGGAGGGTTGGGAGGACTGGGAAGCGCGGCGGAAGCTTCGGCGGCCGGTCTCCACCCGAACAATACGCTTCTACACAGTTTCATGTATCACGAGCACGCCATGACCGAAGGCTGTGCAAGCCCTCCACCTGCCGCGACG AGCATGAAGAGCGTTTCTTCGAGGAGGCGACAGCAGAGAAAGCAACAAACTCCGGGCGACGTCGAGAGCGACGAGAGCGAGTCTGACCCGGATCAACTGACGAGCTCTCGCACGGAGTCTTCCAACCAGCTGGACGCTGGGAAACTCAAACATA ttCGAGCCGTTTCAGACTTCATTTATCACGGTACGTCGAGCACTTCTTCAGACATCTCACCCATGTCAGAGCAGAAGTCTCTCCCTCGAAGAGGACGATCTAG ATGGCATGTTCCCAGCAGGAGCTCCCTACGTACGCTATTACCGCCGATCTCGGTGGCGGAGACCACGTTCGTAGGAGCTAATCAGGGGAACGTTGTGCCGGGGAACGGTGATCGTGCCGATCGGCCGGAGCTCAGCGAAGCAGAGTGCGACATCGACTCCTTGAAGAAGCTGAAACTCGGTCTTAGGAGCTCGCTGTGGTCAAGGCCGAGTACCCAAAATAATCCTTCCTCCGACTACTCTATCGCCGTTTAA
- the Dscam2 gene encoding Down syndrome cell adhesion molecule 2 isoform X6, protein MLARCLICIGAVAAVTSAGGHGFDAHLRGPSFVIEPSSRVEFSNSSGAWLDCTATGSPPPNIDWSTADGHPVNDVSGVRRVLRNGTLVLLPFPAAAFRQDVHSAAYRCVASNSVGRVLSRDVQVRAVVAQAYKVDVEVIGGASRGCTAVLRCVVPSFVKDLVRVVSWLQEPSFYIYPSLQGDGKFHLLPTGELLVHSLEFNDQIHGYRCRTMHRLTRQVVVSSMANVRIADHRGVMPPVILENSGVVHVAQDESTSLVCVAQACPTPEYRWYAQTGSEPMLVLSGPRTRLLGSVLALEAVTLEDSGIYRCSAANPGGEASAEIRLIVTAPLHVEVTPPLLSVHLGGNAEFRCEVSTHPQAGPHFVTWYKDGRQLPGTGRQSELLRLNGIGREDRGMYQCIVRRAEGDTAQASAELQLGDAPPMLLYSFIEQTLQPGPAVSLKCSAAGNPTPQVSWALDGFPLPTNGRFVIGQYVTVHGDVISHVNISHVMVEDGGEYSCTAENRAGKVTHAARLNVYGLPYIRLIPKVTAVAGETLRLKCPVAGYPIEEIKWERANRELPDDLRQKVLPDGTLVITSVQKKGDAGVYTCSARNKQGHSARRSGDVAVIVPPIIEPFTFQEGLSEGMRTRTVCGVAAGDPPLTISWLKDGQTPFPLPPNLASVANVSQLDPYSSLLSITNLAAEHSGDYTCVAANPAAEVRYTAKLQVKVPPRWIVEPTDVSVERNKHVALHCQAQGVPTPTIVWKKATGSKSGEYEELRERAYTKILSNGTLLLQHVKEDREGFYLCQASNGIGSGIGKVVQLKVNSSPYFAAPSRLVTVKKGDTATLHCEVHGDTPVTVTWLKGGKIELNPSTNYRVTVKREVTPDGVIAQLQISSAEASDSGAYFCQASNLYGRDQQLVQLLVQEPPQPPNSLETAMVASRSINVKWQHKSQDSSEVTKYILQYKEGDGGMWQQQEFTGPPLPYAALIDELKPATRYTIRVIAEGPAGRSVPSAELVVRTEPQRPAGPPINLAARALSSSEILITWSPPLPELRHGDIQGFNVGYRETSSANPSYNFSSVSGDGEEGGAELRLTGLRPYTKYTLVVQAYNQVGSGPLSEPLLTQTLEDVPSMPPEDVRCAALTSQSLQVTWEPPPNTHSNGIIQGYKLHYEPILADIWRSVDEMEVRKTSALTTVLTGLRKYTNYTIQVLAFTRVGDGVPTIATYCQTEEDVPGSPADIKVVVSSPQALFISWLPPLEPNGIITKYNLYTRVVDGREELNHGKKTLPATNTFFEATDLQQHVEYQFWVTGSTRVGEGQSSRVAAQVPTNRVPARITSFGGHVVRPWRGSATLACNAVGDPTREWYKGVAEQIRTDTTRNIQILPSGELVLSNLQSQDGGNYTCQVENAQGSDKLHYTLTVQVPPSAPVLYVTSSTSSSILLHWKPGHSGGAPLTGYTLHYRTTHGNLDELQLSRHATSHELKGLLCGNTYQLYLTSHNKIGSSPSSPVLSVRTQGQAPGIPPAAAFLSPNSTTLVLRLHVWPDNGCPILYFVIQYRPINEFHWTLVSNSVKMQRRFVVTNLQPSSVYQLKVEAHNVAGSNQAEFTFVTLTKEGELSKRGITSAVPFYADVKVMLPLIAATIALLVAVVIVALRWRSRYLGERMQRPMKETQENQQNAETQRERYYATIHKVALQQGAGPDKIPETAEDISPYATFQLSEGGGGSLAGLGGLGGLGSAAEASAAGLHPNNTLLHSFMYHEHAMTEGCASPPPAATSMKSVSSRRRQQRKQQTPGDVESDESESDPDQLTSSRTESSNQLDAGKLKHIRAVSDFIYHGTSSTSSDISPMSEQKSLPRRGRSRWHVPSRSSLRTLLPPISVAETTFVGANQGNVVPGNGDRADRPELSEAECDIDSLKKLKLGLRSSLWSRPSTQNNPSSDYSIAV, encoded by the exons ACGGAAAATTTCATCTGCTGCCCACCGGCGAATTGCTGGTCCACAGCCTCGAATTCAACGATCAGATACACGGTTACAGATGTCGAACGATGCATCGTCTCACCAGACAGGTGGTCGTCAGTTCCATGGCTAACGTGAGGATCGCAG ATCACAGAGGGGTGATGCCTCCGGTGATTCTTGAAAACTCTGGGGTCGTTCACGTCGCGCAAGATGAATCAACGTCGTTAGTCTGCGTGGCGCAGGCCTGTCCTACTCCCGAATATCG ATGGTACGCGCAAACTGGTTCCGAACCAATGCTAGTACTCTCTGGACCAAGGACTAGATTACTCGGCTCTGTTCTGGCTCTCGAAGCAGTGACCTTAGAAGATAGCGGGATTTATCGTTGTTCCGCGGCTAATCCTGGGGGAGAAGCCAGTGCTGAAATTCG ACTGATCGTAACCGCCCCGTTACACGTCGAGGTGACACCGCCATTGCTGAGCGTCCATTTGGGAGGTAATGCCGAATTTAGATGCGAGGTCAGCACACATCCACAAGCTGGACCACACTTTGTTACCTGGTACAAGGATGGCCGCCAGCTGCCAGGCACTGGCAGACAATCAGAATTATTGAGGTTGAACGGCATCGGCAGAGAAGATCGTGGAATGTATCAATGTATCGTCAGACGGGCGGAAGGGGACACTGCACAAGCTTCTGCCGAGCTTCAGTTGGGTG ACGCGCCACCGATGCTGCTCTACTCGTTCATCGAGCAAACCTTGCAACCCGGTCCTGCGGTATCCTTGAAGTGTTCCGCCGCTGGCAACCCTACACCGCAAGTCTCATGGGCGTTGGACGGATTTCCTCTGCCAACTAACGGCAG GTTCGTGATTGGTCAATACGTGACGGTGCACGGCGACGTGATATCGCACGTGAATATCAGCCACGTGATGGTGGAGGATGGAGGAGAATATTCCTGCACCGCTGAAAATCGTGCTGGAAAAGTCACTCACGCTGCTCGCCTCAATGTTTACg GTCTTCCATACATTCGACTGATACCGAAAGTAACCGCGGTCGCGGGGGAGACTCTTCGTCTGAAGTGTCCGGTCGCCGGATACCCAATCGAGGAGATCAAATGGGAACGGGCGAATCGCGAGTTACCGGACGATCTTCGGCAGAAGGTGCTTCCGGACGGTACTCTGGTGATCACcagcgtgcagaagaagggcgACGCTGGTGTTTACACGTGTTCGGCGAGGAACAAGCAAGGGCACAGCGCGAGGAGATCGGGGGACGTCGCAGTGATCG TACCCCCTATTATTGAGCCATTTACGTTCCAAGAGGGACTATCCGAGGGGATGCGGACGCGGACGGTGTGCGGGGTCGCGGCGGGTGATCCACCCTTAACGATATCCTGGCTAAAAGACGGCCAAACTCCTTTCCCATTGCCGCCGAATTTGGCATCCGTCGCAAACGTCTCCCAACTGGATCCTTACTCGAGCCTCCTCAGTATAACGAACCTCGCGGCCGAGCACTCCGGCGACTATACCTGCGTCGCCGCGAACCCCGCCGCCGAGGTCAGGTACACGGCCAAGCTACAGGTAAAAG TACCCCCGCGATGGATCGTCGAGCCGACGGACGTGAGCGTCGAAAGAAACAAACACGTCGCTTTGCATTGTCAAGCTCAGGGCGTGCCTACCCCGACGATCGTTTGGAAAAAAGCCACGG gaagcaAATCCGGTGAATACGAGGAGTTGCGAGAAAGAGCGTACACGAAAATCCTGAGTAATGGTACCCTGTTGTTGCAACACGTGAAAGAAGACAGAGAAGGATTTTATCTCTGTCAAGCGAGTAACGGAATTGGAAGCGGCATCGGCAAAGTGGTACAATTAAAAGTGAACT CATCACCGTATTTTGCCGCACCGTCGAGGCTGGTCACAGTAAAGAAGGGTGACACCGCGACGCTGCATTGCGAGGTACACGGCGACACCCCGGTCACCGTCACCTGGTTGAAGGGCGGGAAAATCGAGTTAAATCCGTCGACGAACTATCG GGTCACGGTGAAACGAGAAGTAACACCGGACGGTGTGATAGCACAATTACAAATTTCATCGGCGGAAGCGTCCGACAGCGGCGCGTATTTTTGTCAGGCGAGTAATCTCTACGGTCGGGATCAACAACTGGTGCAACTCCTCGTGCAAG AACCACCTCAGCCACCTAATTCCCTGGAAACAGCGATGGTTGCCAGTCGAAGTATCAACGTAAAGTGGCAACATAAATCTCAAGATAGCAGCGAGGTGACCAAATATATTCTTCAGTACAAAGAAGGCGATG GTGGCATGTGGCAGCAGCAAGAATTCACTGGTCCACCCTTACCGTACGCTGCCCTGATCGATGAATTAAAACCAGCAACCAGATACACGATACGCGTGATCGCGGAAGGACCAGCTGGTAGATCGGTACCATCGGCGGAGCTGGTTGTCAGGACCGAGCCACAAAGACCGGCTGGACCTCCGATTAATCTTGCAGCCAGAGCTCTGTCCTCGTCTGAAATTTTAATCACTTGGTCGCCACCGTTGCCCGAACTTCGACACGGTGACATCCAGGGATTCAACGTCGGCTACAGAGAAACGAG TTCCGCAAATCCCTCGTACAACTTCAGCTCCGTGTCCGGGGACGGAGAAGAAGGGGGCGCAGAACTTCGGCTAACAGGTCTTCGACCCTACACAAAGTACACTTTGGTGGTTCAAGCGTATAATCAAGTTGGATCTGGACCACTTTCCGAGCCCTTGCTCACACAGACGCTCGAAGATG TTCCCAGTATGCCACCGGAAGACGTAAGATGCGCAGCATTGACATCGCAGTCTCTTCAGGTAACTTGGGAACCACCTCCTAATACGCACAGTAATGGTATTATTCAAGGGTACAAATTGCATTACGAACCGATCTTGGCAGACATCTGGCGCAGTGTCGATGAAATGGAA GTTCGTAAAACTAGCGCACTGACTACCGTGCTTACGGGGCTGAGAAAATATACTAATTACACTATTCAAGTATTAGCCTTCACAAGAGTGGGAGATGGAGTACCTACCATTGCAACTTATTGTCAAACCGAAGAAGATg tGCCAGGAAGTCCAGCAGACATTAAAGTGGTAGTTAGTTCGCCACAGGCGCTCTTCATCTCTTGGCTTCCACCCCTTGAACCAAAtggaattattacaaaatataatcTGTATACAAG gGTTGTGGATGGTCGAGAGGAACTGAATCATGGTAAAAAAACACTGCCAGCCACGAATACTTTCTTCGAGGCCACTGATTTACAGCAGCACGTAGAGTATCAATTTTGGGTGACCGGTAGCACCCGCGTAGGCGAAGGTCAAAGTTCCAGGGTGGCTGCACAGGTACCAACGAATCGGGTACCAGCAAGAATCACCTCCTTCGGTGGTCACGTAGTGCGACCATGGAGAGGTTCTGCCACCCTAGCCTGCAACGCGGTTGGAGATCCAACCAGAGAATGGTACAAAGGTGTAGCCGAACAAATTCGTACAGACACCACCAGAAACATACAAATCTTACCATCCGGCGAGCTCGTGCTATCTAATTTACAATCACAAGATGGCGGTAATTACACTTGCCAAGTGGAGAACGCTCAAGGAAGCGACAAGTTGCACTATACTTTGACCGTGCAAG tGCCACCCAGTGCACCTGTTCTGTACGTAACAAGTTCCACGTCGAGTAGTATTTTATTGCACTGGAAACCTGGACACTCTGGTGGTGCTCCACTCACAGGATACACGTTGCATTATAGAACCACTCATGGCAATCTGGACGAATTACAATTATCTCGTCATGCTACGAGCCACGAATTAAAG GGTCTCCTATGCGGAAACACGTACCAATTATACCTGACATCTCATAATAAAATTGGTAGCAGCCCATCGTCGCCTGTCCTTTCGGTTCGAACGCAAGGACAGGCGCCAGGAATACCTCCAGCCGCAGCGTTCCTCAGTCCAAACTCGACCACGCTGGTTCTTCGACTTCACGTATGGCCCGACAACGGTTGTCCGATCCTCTACTTCGTGATTCAATACAGACCCATCAACGAATTCCACTGGACGCTGGTGTCGAACAGCGTGAAAATGCAACGACGATTCGTCGTGACGAATCTGCAGCCAAGCTCCGTCTATCAGCTTAAAGTCGAAGCCCATAACGTAGCCGGCAGTAACCAAGCGGAGTTCACGTTCGTAACGTTGACGAAGGAAGGCG AATTGTCGAAACGCGGGATCACGTCGGCGGTACCGTTTTACGCGGACGTGAAGGTGATGCTCCCTTTGATCGCGGCCACCATTGCCCTgctcgttgctgtggtgatcgtAGCCCTTCGTTGGCGAAGCA GATATCTAGGAGAGAGAATGCAACGTCCGATGAAAGAGACTCAGGAGAATCAACAGAACGCGGAGACTCAAAGGGAACGTTACTACGCGACGATTCACAAGGTGGCTTTGCAACAAGGTGCAGGGCCCGACAAGATTCCAG AGACAGCGGAGGACATCTCGCCGTACGCTACGTTCCAGCTTTCGGAGGGTGGCGGGGGAAGCCTGGCAGGGTTGGGAGGGTTGGGAGGACTGGGAAGCGCGGCGGAAGCTTCGGCGGCCGGTCTCCACCCGAACAATACGCTTCTACACAGTTTCATGTATCACGAGCACGCCATGACCGAAGGCTGTGCAAGCCCTCCACCTGCCGCGACG AGCATGAAGAGCGTTTCTTCGAGGAGGCGACAGCAGAGAAAGCAACAAACTCCGGGCGACGTCGAGAGCGACGAGAGCGAGTCTGACCCGGATCAACTGACGAGCTCTCGCACGGAGTCTTCCAACCAGCTGGACGCTGGGAAACTCAAACATA ttCGAGCCGTTTCAGACTTCATTTATCACGGTACGTCGAGCACTTCTTCAGACATCTCACCCATGTCAGAGCAGAAGTCTCTCCCTCGAAGAGGACGATCTAG ATGGCATGTTCCCAGCAGGAGCTCCCTACGTACGCTATTACCGCCGATCTCGGTGGCGGAGACCACGTTCGTAGGAGCTAATCAGGGGAACGTTGTGCCGGGGAACGGTGATCGTGCCGATCGGCCGGAGCTCAGCGAAGCAGAGTGCGACATCGACTCCTTGAAGAAGCTGAAACTCGGTCTTAGGAGCTCGCTGTGGTCAAGGCCGAGTACCCAAAATAATCCTTCCTCCGACTACTCTATCGCCGTTTAA